The following are encoded together in the Ailuropoda melanoleuca isolate Jingjing unplaced genomic scaffold, ASM200744v2 unplaced-scaffold7902, whole genome shotgun sequence genome:
- the LOC117800785 gene encoding olfactory receptor 7A17-like, which yields METDNDTRISEFLLLGLSEDPKLQPLLFRLFLFMFLITVFGNLLLILAVSSDSHLHTPMYFFLANLSFVDISFTSTTVPKMLWNIQTQSKVITYAGCITQMYFFLLFSSCDDFLLTVMAYDRFLAICHPLHYTVIMNPWLCGLLVLVSWIISVLNSLLQSLMVLRLSFCTEVEIPHFFCEPNQMIQLACSDTFLNDMVMYFLIVLLAGAPLAGILYSYSKIVSSILRMLSAQGKYKAFSTCASHLSVVSLFYCTGLGVYLSSAGTLSSHASAVASVMYTVVTPVLNPFIYSLRNRDIKRALKRIIGVPVM from the coding sequence ATGGAAACAGACAATGACACACgaatttcagagtttcttcttctgggattatCAGAGGACCCCAAACTGCAGCCCCTCCTATTCAGGCTTTTCCTCTTCATGTtcctgatcactgtgtttggaaacctgctcctcatcctggccgtcagctctgactcccacctccacacccccatgtacttcttcctggccaacctgtcctttgtagacatctctttcacctccaccaccgtccccaagatgctgtggaacatccagactcagagcaaagtcaTAACCTATGCAGGCTGCATCACACAGATGTACTTTTTCCTACTCTTTTCAAGCTGTGATGACTTTCTCCTGAcagtgatggcctatgaccgtttcctggccatctgtcaccccctgcactacacggtcatcatgaacccctggctctgtggactgctggttctggtgtcctggatcATCAGTGTTCTTAATTCCTTGTTACAGAGCTTAATGGTGTTGCGGCTGTCCTTCTGTACAGAGGTGGAAATCCCCCATTTTTTCTGTGAACCCAATCAGATGATTCAACTTGCCTGTTCTGACACCTTTCTTAATGACATGGTGATGTATTTTCTAATTGTGCTGCTGGCTGGTGCTCCCCTGGCTGGGATCCTTTACTCTTACTCTAAGATAGTTTCCTCCATACTTAGGATGTtatcagctcagggcaagtacaaagcattttccacctgtgcatctcacctctcagttgtctccttattttattgtacaggcctaggagtgtaccttagctctgctggtACCCTGAGCTCCCAtgcaagtgcagtggcctcggtgatgtacacggtggtcacgcccgtgctgaaccccttcatctacagtctgaggaacagagacataaagagggCTCTGAAAAGAATCATTGGGGTTCCAGTGATGTAA